The Methanobacteriaceae archaeon genomic interval AGTGAATATGGATATTTGAGCATCAGCTATAGAAAATGTAGTGGGAACAATAACATTGCCTTCTAAAGGAGCGTCTGCACGATTTAAAAGCTTTTCTCCTGCAAGACTTGCAACTTTATTATTCATTTCACTATCCCCACTGGCCAGAACAACCAGATCGGCCCATTCAACCAGAATTTCTATCTCATTAATTGGTTTGGTCATTGCACCCAGTTTTTGAAGATTATCTGAAATCTTTCCCCCAGTAACAATTACCTCAGCACCCGCTTGAATAAAACGGGACGCCCTTCTCTCACCAACTTCCCCAGCACCCAATACTAGGACCTTCATTTTGTCAGTTTTAAGAAAAAGGGGAGTCCAGGTCATAAAAATCTCCTATTATTAAATATTCATCTTCATTGAGTATAATATTTAATTATCTATAAATTAACTCTTATTCATAATGAACCCAATATTAATTGCAAATTATTCATTTGGGTAATAATAATGAAAATAATGAAATAAATAAGAGCGTTGTCCCATTATTTATTCAGCATCTTTCATTCTAAGAACTTTCATAGCAGTCCTAATATCATTACCACATTCTTTAAGTACTTTCAAAGCTTCTTCTTCAGAAACATTAAATGTGTCTGCTAGTGCTTTCACACCGTCTTCATCTAGAAAATCCGATTTTCCAACTAGTTCTTCAGAAAGTTGTTTTTTAAGTTCCAAGAACTCATCAGTACTCATGTCAATACGCCTCATGACCATGTCCCTTAAAGGACAGGGCTTAGATGGCTTACAACACCATACCAGTGAACCGAAACAGGTCCCTTCACCTTCTCCTAGCCTTGTTTTCTTTCCAAATTCTTCTTTAATTCCGATATAATCTTGAGGTGTGATACCCGCGTCTTCCAGGGCATATAAAATGGGACACGGCTTCACTGGAGGGCAGCAAAAACTTAGTGCCCTTTTGTCACCGCCTCTACAAACGTGTGATGGTGCATCATCCCATACCATATTAATATCCTCCAAATTTTTAATAACTATTTTTAACTAATTCGGTTAAGATAGTTGTAAATTCATTAATTAATATTAAAATTCAAGACATTTATCTGTGAATTTAAATTTACAAAATTTAATTAATTTATATTATTAAATAATTTATAAGTTTAGTAATTTACTATTAGCCATCCAAAAAATTTATTAAATAATAAAAAAGTGATAATTCCAATAATTATTTTAAAATATTATTTTAAATTTTTGGTTCAAAATAATTAAACGAATTATCCTATGGATTATTCCTCAGTAAGCATACTCTGTTTTTCATGAGGTGTTAATTCTTCAACAATATCTTTAGGATTACCAATTTGGAGTATTTTTCCGCCTCGCATCAAAGCGGCCCGGTCACAAACATCTAAAACAAATTCCATATCGTGGGAAATAATTAAAAATGTTTGATTAAGCTCTTCACGGGCCTTAATAATAGAATCTGTAACCTGAACACGAGTAATAGGATCCATAGTGCCTGTTGGTTCATCCAGAATGACAATATTAGGTTCTTTAATTAAAACTTGGGCCAAAGCAACTCTGTGCCTCTCCCCACCACTTAATTCATCTGGATCTTTGCTTAAGATAGTCATTGCATAATCTTCTTCGAATCCCACGGCTTTTAGTACATAGGCAGCTTTCATTTTCGCGAACTCCGCAGGCAATTCTAAACTAATTGCTTCGGTAAGATTTCCTAAAATATTACGGTGAGGGTAAAGACTGTATTCCTGATGAAGGATTCCCAAATAAGGCATAACCCTGCCTCTGCCTAATGGGCCTTTTTGAGTCATATCAATCCAATTTTCACCAAGTTTAACAGATATTTCCCCACTGCTGGGCTCGGTTAATCCAAAAAGAATTCGAGATAATGTTGTTTTTCCAGCCCCACTAAGACCCACTACACCAAATATCTCCCCTTGATCAACCTCGAGATCAATACCATCCACTGCTTTTACTACTCCCCGTTCAATGGAATAATAGTGTTTTTTGACTTGTTTCATCTCAATTATAGGTCCGCCTACTTCAAATTCCTCTCCTTTCTCAGGAAGGGGAACTTGGGCCATGAATTTAGCCACCACATCATCAGGAGCACCTTCTTCAATAATTTCACCTTTTTCAAGCCAAATTACATGATTAGAAAGTTTTTTCATTACTTCTGGCCAATGCGAAGTGATAACCATAGTAATTCCCTTATCTTTTACACCATCTACTAGAGCTTCGTGCAGTAATTCCGCAGTTTTAGGATCCAATGTTCCAGTAGGTTCATCCGCCAAAAATAACATGGGTCTTTTGGCCATTTGTCTTGCAAGAACTACTCTTTGTTTTTCCCCACCACTCAAATCACGAGCAATATGAGTGATTCGATGAGTCATCTGAGTCATTTCCAATAATTCTAAGGCGAAATAAGTATTTTCTTCATCCTCTCCACCAACTATTGACTTCATTACATTATCAATAACAGTATCATCTTCATAAAGTGCAAAAGTCCTCTGGAGCATAATAGATATTCGCCTTTTGATTGCTGCAAAGAATTTTCTATCGCAGTTCCAAAAATCAACACTTTCTACATGTAGCTTGCCACCACACTCGCAATCCTTTTCATCAAATGAAGGAGGTTCCACCCTCAAGCAATCAGGACAAATAGCAACATTATAAATAATTTTTCCTTTATCCGGTTTATAATCCTTCATTCCTCTGAGCATATTAATGAGTACTGATTTTCCTGAACCACTTCTACCTAAAATACCCAAGACACTGCCCTCATTTATGGTTATGTTTAAGTTTTTTAAAACATCGACGTCATTGAACGTTTTTGTAACGTTTTCTAGCACTATAAAAGACATACTACCACCTTTTTCAATGAATAGTAATAGATAATAGATTGATATCCTATTCTATTTCGTTATTTCCAAATAAATTTAATATTATTTTTTATATCATAATTAATTTAGTCAATCTATTTAAATAAACTTTTTAAATTTTATCGTAAAGTGTAAATTTTTATATTGATTAAATATTTTAATTGTAAATTATAGAATTCATAATTAATGAATTGAGCTTTGTGAAAAGTTGGTCTTAGTTTATTAAATCAGAATGGCAAAATTCAAAAATTTTTAAATTTTGGATAAATCAAAATTAATTCGGCCACCCATAGCTGCTCGGGCAATAGATATACCATTGGCCCCCGCAGATAACATTTTTTTGGCAGAATCGACATCTATAATGGAGTTATTGCCTACTAGAAATGTCTCAATATTCTGACTTATTTCATGAATAATGTCCAAGTCAGCATAGTCAAATCCTGGCTTCATGGCATCAATATGGATAAAATCACATCCGGCCGATTCGACAGCCTTAACTATTGCTAAATTATCTAAATTTATAACATTAGCTCTGAATTTAAGCGAAACCTTTGCTGAAGACTTTTTTACTACTTCTGCAGAAAATTCTTCTAAAAATTCCAAATCTTGCAGCATGGCCTGGCCACATCCTATTTCTGTAATTTCACTTTGACGACAATGCGCATTTATTTCGACCACATCAACTTCTTTAATTCTTGAAATCTCGATAATCGGATCTGGAGTAGTAGAACGCAAGTTTACAGAAACTAATCCATTCCAATTTTCCTTAATCTCCTTGGCCTGATTATAAATTACCTCAAAATAATCTTCTTCATTTATTGAAAATTCTGGCCTTCCTCTTTGAAGAATTTTTTCACCAGCAGTGATAGTGGGCGAGTCAATATTGTATCCACCTAGGGTAACCATATCAAAACCGAAAGGAATTAATTTAAGGCAGAATTTTGCATCAGTTATTCCTGCCATGGGAGCCAAAACTTTAATATAATCAATCCTTTGCAGTTAATATTACCTTTTAATAACCATTGAATAAAAAATTAATGGCTATTGGATTTCAGTTAATTAAAATAACATTTTATTCAGTTATTAATTGTTTCATTAATTCTATCGACAGGGTATTAAATCAGTAGTTCTTAGAAGTACTGAATAATAATTATAAAAAAATTTAGTTTAAGTAATGAATTAATGAAAACTTAAGTTATTATAAATAATATTTATTACTCCTTCATTACATGAACCAAGTCTGTAAAACCACTTCTAATCTCTTCTAGAGCTAAATCCGCCAAATTAGCTGCTTTTTCAGCATTAGGGGCTTTTCCAACGCCTGCTTTTAGGGCAACATTTATTTCATCTTCGATTTCTTTAATTATGGTCAGTAGTCCTTCTGGTTCCAGTCCATTACAAGGTGACATGAAGTTGTCTCCACCAATGAAGAAGAGAAGTGATCCTTTTTCAATTAATTTCTTCATTAAAAAGTGCTGAACCCTATTAACGATAAATGAAGTGTCATAAGCAGGAATAATATCTGTTAAGGAATCTGTGATTCCATTAATATCTATGTGAGCTATTTGAACAAAGCTATCTTCTTTATTAACCAAGCCATCAATAGCTAGAATTTCTTTTCGCTCTTCCGATTGAGCCCCGCCATGATTTTGAAGAGCTTGTGTGGCATTTCGCTGAGCATCATAAGGAGTTTCTGCTGCACCAACACCCATACTAATGGTTACGGGATATCGATTACCAATAGATTTTTGTATGCGCAGATGGTCCTCTACATCCACATTATTGGTTATGGCCAGCATGTTGTCAAAGCGGGTGAAAAAAACCAGCCCTTGCTTAGCAGCAAACTGTCTTTGCAAATCAGCATATAGTTCTGATTGTAAAATCTGAAGATCTGCCTCGGCTCTTGGAGTTGGAGTAACTGTCCAAGGGCCGTAGTTGTCAATTTGAATTAGAGTCATTTGTATCATAATATTCCACTCAATACTGTTCTGGCTAACATAACTTTATCCCCAATGTTTCTCATCTTGGTGTTTGTTATTGTGACCTCTTTTATTAGTTTTTCTATTTCTTTCTCTAAAAGTGTATCATCAGGGTCAATAACAAACTTATCTAAAAAATCTGCATACATGGAACAAACACCTACTGATGAGACAGGTAGGTTCGCTGCTTCCATAAATTTAGCCGCGGGGCCACTAACTGGCAAATTACCAATTATGGGCGAAATTCCCACGACATAAGCTTTTTTCAGTGCTTTTTTCACACCATTCATTGATATTATGGGACCTATAGAAGTAATCGGGTTTGAAGGCCCAATAATCACTATTTCAGATTCTTCAATTGATTCTATTACTCCCGGAGCCGGTTCCACATAATTATAAACCACTTCTAAAACATCCAGTTCAGCTTTTTCTTTAATTAAAAACTGATGAAAACTCATTTCTCCTTGAGGAGTTAGAATTTTAATCTCAGATTGCTCATCACTCATGGGTCGAATCATTGCTTT includes:
- a CDS encoding methanogenesis marker 9 domain-containing protein; the encoded protein is MVWDDAPSHVCRGGDKRALSFCCPPVKPCPILYALEDAGITPQDYIGIKEEFGKKTRLGEGEGTCFGSLVWCCKPSKPCPLRDMVMRRIDMSTDEFLELKKQLSEELVGKSDFLDEDGVKALADTFNVSEEEALKVLKECGNDIRTAMKVLRMKDAE
- a CDS encoding tRNA-dihydrouridine synthase, whose protein sequence is MAGITDAKFCLKLIPFGFDMVTLGGYNIDSPTITAGEKILQRGRPEFSINEEDYFEVIYNQAKEIKENWNGLVSVNLRSTTPDPIIEISRIKEVDVVEINAHCRQSEITEIGCGQAMLQDLEFLEEFSAEVVKKSSAKVSLKFRANVINLDNLAIVKAVESAGCDFIHIDAMKPGFDYADLDIIHEISQNIETFLVGNNSIIDVDSAKKMLSAGANGISIARAAMGGRINFDLSKI
- the atwA gene encoding methyl coenzyme M reductase system, component A2 — translated: MSFIVLENVTKTFNDVDVLKNLNITINEGSVLGILGRSGSGKSVLINMLRGMKDYKPDKGKIIYNVAICPDCLRVEPPSFDEKDCECGGKLHVESVDFWNCDRKFFAAIKRRISIMLQRTFALYEDDTVIDNVMKSIVGGEDEENTYFALELLEMTQMTHRITHIARDLSGGEKQRVVLARQMAKRPMLFLADEPTGTLDPKTAELLHEALVDGVKDKGITMVITSHWPEVMKKLSNHVIWLEKGEIIEEGAPDDVVAKFMAQVPLPEKGEEFEVGGPIIEMKQVKKHYYSIERGVVKAVDGIDLEVDQGEIFGVVGLSGAGKTTLSRILFGLTEPSSGEISVKLGENWIDMTQKGPLGRGRVMPYLGILHQEYSLYPHRNILGNLTEAISLELPAEFAKMKAAYVLKAVGFEEDYAMTILSKDPDELSGGERHRVALAQVLIKEPNIVILDEPTGTMDPITRVQVTDSIIKAREELNQTFLIISHDMEFVLDVCDRAALMRGGKILQIGNPKDIVEELTPHEKQSMLTEE
- the cofD gene encoding 2-phospho-L-lactate transferase: MITVLSGGTGTPKLIQGIKETINPSLINVVVNTVENDYFSGVYVTPDIDTVLYTLSNLINDETWYGLKDDTFITNEKLNEFGSPELLRIGDQDRALKIQKTMLIKNHSLSQAVDIQRKALKIKAMIRPMSDEQSEIKILTPQGEMSFHQFLIKEKAELDVLEVVYNYVEPAPGVIESIEESEIVIIGPSNPITSIGPIISMNGVKKALKKAYVVGISPIIGNLPVSGPAAKFMEAANLPVSSVGVCSMYADFLDKFVIDPDDTLLEKEIEKLIKEVTITNTKMRNIGDKVMLARTVLSGIL
- a CDS encoding GTP cyclohydrolase IIa, whose translation is MIQMTLIQIDNYGPWTVTPTPRAEADLQILQSELYADLQRQFAAKQGLVFFTRFDNMLAITNNVDVEDHLRIQKSIGNRYPVTISMGVGAAETPYDAQRNATQALQNHGGAQSEERKEILAIDGLVNKEDSFVQIAHIDINGITDSLTDIIPAYDTSFIVNRVQHFLMKKLIEKGSLLFFIGGDNFMSPCNGLEPEGLLTIIKEIEDEINVALKAGVGKAPNAEKAANLADLALEEIRSGFTDLVHVMKE